A portion of the Acidimicrobiales bacterium genome contains these proteins:
- a CDS encoding aspartate aminotransferase family protein, with the protein MTLPKQGMSKDEVVAALKATRAHDARWQDGRTFGMVFDGGREVHEVAEAAALMFLHDNALNTKAFPSLAKIQADVVGIANELMHAPDGAGGFMTSGGTESILMAVKAARERGRAERGITAPEMVVADSAHAAFHKGAHYFGLQVHTVPVRDDFRTDVDAMAAAVNDNTVLIVGSAPQYPQGVVDPITELAALGAERDINVHVDACMGGFVLPFMEMLGYDLPLWDFRVEGVTSISADLHKLGYAPKGASVILHRSKALRSHQTFVFDAWLGGMYGSPAMQGTRPALPMATAWAVLHHLGEDGYKRLTATVIETTRRMVDGICAIDGLDVLGEPEAHLVAICSQAGWEDRVDVYAVGDALQRRGWFHDRQGPPDSLHATVSAGNAPVIEDYLVDLQASVDEVLGGRSDDRSTDYATLE; encoded by the coding sequence ATGACGCTGCCGAAGCAGGGAATGTCCAAGGACGAGGTCGTGGCCGCGCTCAAGGCCACGCGCGCCCACGACGCACGCTGGCAGGACGGTCGCACGTTCGGCATGGTGTTCGACGGCGGGCGGGAGGTGCACGAGGTCGCGGAGGCTGCCGCGCTGATGTTCCTGCACGACAACGCCCTCAACACCAAGGCGTTCCCGAGCCTCGCCAAGATCCAGGCCGACGTGGTCGGCATCGCCAACGAGCTCATGCACGCACCGGACGGCGCCGGAGGGTTCATGACCTCGGGCGGCACCGAGAGCATCCTCATGGCGGTCAAGGCCGCCCGCGAGCGGGGCCGCGCCGAGCGGGGGATCACCGCCCCGGAGATGGTCGTGGCCGACAGCGCCCACGCCGCGTTCCACAAGGGCGCCCACTACTTCGGACTGCAGGTCCACACCGTCCCCGTGCGCGACGACTTCCGGACCGACGTCGACGCCATGGCCGCCGCGGTGAACGACAACACCGTCCTCATCGTGGGCTCGGCACCGCAGTACCCGCAGGGCGTCGTCGACCCCATCACCGAGCTTGCGGCGCTCGGCGCCGAGCGCGACATCAACGTCCACGTCGACGCGTGCATGGGGGGCTTCGTGCTCCCGTTCATGGAGATGCTCGGCTACGACCTTCCCCTCTGGGACTTTCGGGTCGAGGGTGTCACCTCGATCTCCGCCGACTTGCACAAGCTCGGCTACGCCCCCAAGGGGGCGTCGGTGATCCTCCACCGCAGCAAGGCGCTGCGTAGCCACCAGACGTTCGTCTTCGACGCGTGGCTCGGTGGCATGTACGGCTCGCCGGCGATGCAGGGCACGCGCCCGGCGCTGCCCATGGCCACCGCCTGGGCGGTGCTGCACCACCTCGGGGAGGACGGCTACAAGCGCCTCACCGCCACGGTGATCGAGACGACCCGGCGCATGGTGGACGGCATCTGTGCCATCGATGGCCTCGACGTGCTCGGTGAGCCCGAGGCTCACCTGGTCGCCATCTGCTCCCAGGCGGGATGGGAGGATCGGGTCGACGTCTATGCGGTGGGCGACGCCCTCCAGCGGCGTGGGTGGTTCCACGATCGGCAGGGTCCGCCGGACTCGTTGCACGCCACGGTCAGCGCCGGCAACGCGCCGGTGATCGAGGACTACCTCGTCGACCTGCAGGCCTCGGTCGACGAGGTCCTCGGCGGCCGCAGCGACGACCGCTCGACCGACTACGCCACGCTGGAGTAG
- a CDS encoding GAF and ANTAR domain-containing protein produces MSSAEVELAKTFGDIARALLTEQDVDATLRKIVTIAMEVIDSCDHAGIDVVEDGKILPVAPSDDVAELIDKIQTEVGEGPCLSAIKEHEVFQSDDLEQEERWPTFSRRAFEETGVRSIMGFRLFAEERTMGALDLYSKQAHAFDDDTVALGSVLAVHASVALVHAQEREQFLQAIESRDIIGRAKGLLMAGSKIDDAQAFEMLRSASQRMNMKLRDVAKHIAHGEPLGDLE; encoded by the coding sequence ATGAGCAGTGCTGAGGTGGAGCTGGCCAAGACCTTCGGCGACATCGCGCGCGCGTTGCTCACCGAACAAGATGTCGACGCCACACTGCGCAAGATCGTCACGATCGCCATGGAGGTGATCGACTCGTGCGACCACGCGGGGATCGACGTCGTCGAAGACGGGAAGATCCTCCCGGTCGCTCCCAGCGACGATGTCGCCGAGCTCATCGACAAGATCCAGACCGAGGTAGGCGAGGGGCCTTGCCTGTCAGCGATCAAGGAGCACGAGGTGTTCCAGAGCGACGACCTCGAGCAGGAGGAGCGCTGGCCGACCTTCTCGCGGCGCGCGTTCGAGGAGACCGGGGTGCGGAGCATCATGGGCTTCCGGCTCTTCGCCGAGGAGAGGACGATGGGAGCGCTCGACCTGTACTCGAAGCAGGCTCATGCGTTCGACGACGACACGGTCGCCCTCGGCTCCGTTCTCGCCGTCCACGCCTCGGTCGCCTTGGTCCACGCCCAGGAGCGCGAGCAGTTCCTCCAGGCGATCGAGAGTCGTGACATCATCGGCCGGGCGAAGGGGCTGCTCATGGCTGGCTCGAAGATCGACGACGCCCAGGCGTTCGAGATGCTGAGGTCTGCCTCCCAGCGCATGAACATGAAGCTGCGGGACGTCGCCAAGCACATCGCCCACGGAGAGCCGCTCGGCGACCTGGAGTGA
- a CDS encoding acyl-CoA dehydrogenase family protein, with protein MAVDDADDVRHQVRTWLHRHWDPERPLAEWRALLADSGWGCPTWPVDAHGRGLASSSATVAAEELARVGAVGPAGGSAMSLAAPTILEHGSTELRRRLLRPIITGEHTWCQLFSEPGNGSDVAGLTTRADRDGDEWVVNGQKLWTTGAHTAAYGMLLARTDWDAPKHRGITYFAFPMRQAGVEVRSVRQMNGHASFNEVFLTDARVPHDHVVGEVGGGWAVALTTLAHERGMAPPQVPSGVGDAAGRTVREAAAEAEAYARTYVWYPQRAGRPDLLARRAEATGRGADPVVRQQVAAVVARQRAARWTAERARVVRAQGRPPGPEGSLSKLAASEVARVSSAAHSAIAGAAAMLTGPESPEGGTVAEVLVSVPAISIAGGTDEIQRNIIGERVLGLPKEPGSDVELPFREVRTN; from the coding sequence ATGGCTGTCGACGACGCCGATGACGTCAGGCACCAGGTGCGGACTTGGCTGCACCGGCACTGGGACCCTGAGCGGCCGCTGGCCGAGTGGCGTGCCCTGCTCGCCGACTCAGGCTGGGGGTGCCCCACCTGGCCGGTCGACGCCCACGGGCGGGGTCTCGCCTCCTCGTCCGCCACGGTGGCGGCCGAGGAGCTGGCGCGGGTGGGTGCGGTGGGGCCCGCTGGCGGGTCGGCGATGTCGCTGGCGGCGCCGACCATCCTCGAGCACGGCTCGACCGAGCTGCGCCGACGCCTCCTGCGCCCGATCATCACCGGCGAGCACACCTGGTGCCAGCTCTTCAGCGAACCCGGCAACGGCTCCGACGTGGCCGGGCTCACCACCCGGGCCGACCGCGACGGCGACGAGTGGGTGGTCAACGGCCAGAAGCTCTGGACCACCGGCGCCCACACCGCGGCCTACGGGATGTTGCTCGCCCGCACCGACTGGGACGCGCCAAAGCACCGGGGCATCACCTACTTCGCCTTCCCGATGCGCCAGGCCGGCGTCGAGGTGCGGTCGGTTCGCCAGATGAACGGCCATGCCTCGTTCAACGAGGTCTTCCTCACCGACGCGCGCGTCCCGCACGACCACGTCGTCGGCGAGGTCGGCGGCGGGTGGGCAGTGGCACTGACGACGCTGGCCCATGAGCGGGGGATGGCGCCGCCGCAGGTTCCGTCCGGCGTCGGTGATGCCGCCGGTCGCACCGTCCGGGAGGCGGCGGCGGAGGCGGAGGCCTATGCCCGGACCTACGTCTGGTACCCCCAGCGCGCCGGGCGTCCCGACCTGCTGGCGCGACGAGCCGAAGCCACCGGGCGCGGCGCAGACCCGGTGGTCCGTCAGCAGGTCGCCGCCGTCGTCGCCCGCCAGCGCGCCGCCCGCTGGACCGCCGAGCGAGCCCGTGTGGTCCGGGCCCAGGGTCGGCCGCCGGGGCCGGAGGGCTCGCTGTCGAAGTTGGCGGCCAGCGAGGTCGCCCGGGTCTCGTCGGCCGCCCACTCGGCCATCGCCGGAGCGGCAGCCATGCTGACCGGCCCCGAGTCACCCGAGGGCGGCACCGTCGCTGAGGTGCTCGTCTCGGTCCCCGCCATCTCCATTGCCGGCGGGACCGACGAGATCCAGCGGAACATCATCGGCGAGCGGGTGCTCGGGCTGCCCAAGGAGCCCGGGAGCGACGTCGAGCTCCCCTTTCGCGAGGTGCGGACCAACTGA
- a CDS encoding adenylate/guanylate cyclase domain-containing protein — protein sequence MPETRYAVAGDVHVAYQVLGEGPRTVVMVMDWFGNVELMWESSDLAAVLERLASICRVVVFDKRGVGLSDPVSRDGLPPLETWIDDVSTVLSSVGADRATLLGVGAGGPMVMQFAGTHPERVDRLVLVNTYARLARAADYPAGVPEAVRDRILAVPYDDDATADTLAGASRDPSFRSWWRRYQRQSVSPSTARAMREMLFQVDVRSVLGSIQAPTLILHRRDNPWIRVAHSRHLAQHIEGAELVELDGDEDLFFLGQVDELVDHVEAFLTGSVPSSRSERVLVTVLFTDLVGSTEVTAQLGDARWRRLRQHHDTIVARCLQRHRGRLVSTAGDGTFAVFDGPGRAIRCARSIAEELEPIGLRVRAGVHTGEVELSGDSVDGIAVNIGARVAAMAGAGQVLVTSTVRDLMSGSGLSFRSLGGHTLKGVPEPWQILAVE from the coding sequence GTGCCCGAGACGCGGTATGCGGTAGCGGGCGATGTCCACGTCGCTTACCAGGTGCTGGGCGAAGGGCCGCGCACGGTGGTGATGGTGATGGACTGGTTCGGCAACGTCGAGCTGATGTGGGAGTCCAGCGACCTGGCGGCGGTGCTGGAACGGTTGGCGTCGATCTGCCGGGTGGTGGTGTTCGACAAGCGGGGCGTGGGCCTGTCCGATCCGGTCAGCCGGGACGGGCTCCCGCCCCTGGAGACATGGATCGACGATGTGTCGACCGTGCTCTCCAGCGTCGGCGCCGATCGCGCCACCCTGCTGGGCGTGGGTGCCGGAGGGCCGATGGTGATGCAGTTCGCGGGCACCCACCCGGAGAGGGTCGACCGGTTGGTCCTGGTCAACACCTACGCCCGCTTGGCCCGGGCGGCGGACTACCCGGCCGGCGTGCCGGAAGCGGTGCGGGACCGGATCCTGGCCGTCCCCTACGACGACGACGCCACCGCCGACACCCTCGCCGGGGCCAGCCGTGATCCCAGCTTCCGGAGCTGGTGGCGGCGCTACCAGCGGCAGTCGGTGAGCCCCAGCACCGCCCGAGCCATGCGGGAGATGCTGTTCCAGGTCGACGTGCGCTCGGTGCTCGGGTCGATCCAGGCCCCCACCCTGATCCTGCACCGCCGGGACAACCCCTGGATTCGGGTGGCCCACAGCCGCCACCTCGCCCAGCACATCGAGGGTGCCGAGCTGGTGGAGCTGGACGGGGACGAAGACCTGTTCTTCCTCGGTCAGGTCGACGAGCTGGTCGACCACGTCGAGGCCTTCCTGACCGGATCGGTGCCGTCGTCGCGCTCCGAGCGGGTGCTGGTCACCGTGCTGTTCACCGACCTGGTCGGCTCGACCGAGGTGACAGCGCAGTTGGGCGACGCCCGGTGGCGCCGACTCCGGCAGCACCACGACACCATCGTGGCCCGTTGCCTGCAACGTCACCGGGGCCGCTTGGTCAGCACCGCCGGCGACGGGACCTTCGCCGTCTTCGATGGTCCCGGGAGGGCCATCCGCTGTGCTCGCTCGATCGCCGAGGAGCTGGAGCCCATCGGCCTTCGGGTCCGGGCCGGGGTCCACACCGGCGAGGTGGAGCTGTCGGGCGACTCGGTGGACGGCATCGCCGTCAACATCGGTGCCCGGGTGGCGGCGATGGCGGGGGCGGGTCAGGTCCTGGTGACCTCGACGGTGCGGGACCTGATGTCCGGGTCGGGTCTGTCGTTCCGCAGCCTGGGTGGCCACACCCTCAAGGGTGTTCCCGAACCGTGGCAGATCCTGGCCGTGGAGTGA